ggaacaaatTAAGGTTTGGACTTTTGGGTTGGCTTACAAAccggttctcaaaccggttcccaaactgATCTGGTCGATCCGGTTCTtgggtgggtaatccctcggaacCGATTCTCGAACCGGTTCAAACCGAttctgaattttgggaaccggttcctagACCGATTTCAATGGGAACCGATTCCCGACCTTGTTTTCTAGGTGGGCCGGTCCGGGAACTGGGTttacccggtccggttgcacacccctagtgagTATCTAGAGAtattgaattttaattgttaatgTTGATGGTGATAATTAGGGATTCAAATAAGAATTAAAGGATATTTGTATAATTCGGTATATATTGGAGAAGAATATATGAGCCTGATAAAGTATTTATATACTTTATTAGATAACTATTTAAATAACATATCAATTAAGGTATATACAATTAAATGAAGGTATAAGAGCGATTTTGAGATATATGGAAAATCAAtagaattatcaaaatatttctaATAAAGGAAATTGTCTTGGAAAAATCTATAATTATTACTAACATAATCTGTAAtgctctttttgctttttctactaggggtgtgcaaccggaccgggtttACCCTATTCCCGATCCAGCCCACCCGGAAAATAGGGTCGGGAATCGATTCCGGttgaaaccggttcccaaacctcAGACTCTGTTTGAACCGGTTCGagaaccggttccgagggattacccaccTGAGAATCGGATCGACCgaaccggtttgggaaccggttggaGGACCGCTTGTAAGCCCCCCTAAAGACCAAAATGCAAAAGCAAAATCCTAATTTCTACTTTCTATCTTTACCGGCTTCCTCCCGTGACACCCGCAGACGGCAGCTCGTGACCTCCGCTCGTCCGGTGTCTGCCGATCCTAGTTCTGCTCGCCCACCGTCGCCCCCCGAAATCGCGACGCCGCCTCTATCAACCCAATTCCTGACTACTCACCAGCCTTGCTTCGAGCTCCCCTCCCAAAATCGAGAAGTCGACGCCACCTCTGCCACTCTCGTCGCACCCCCTTGCGCTCGCACCACCGCCGTTGTTCTGCCAGTCATCTGAAGCTCCACTCCACTGATTTGCCCGCGAAGCCATTGACCCTCGCTGAGCTCACACCTGAGCACCAACGCCGCCTCTGTTCGATCTTGCCGTTCCACTTGCTGCTGTTGCCTCACTGACGCCCTTAAGCCACAGATCTCACATCCGCAAGCCCACCTTATCGCATCTTCAAGCAACCCACAGTAGCCCTCCACCGATCATGTTCTCACCGCTCGCTGTTTCCCGAGCTCCCCTGCTGTCGATCTACCGCCACCCGAACGACGCCCCCTACTTTGCTCGCAATCTGGCCTAGCCCCCTCGCTAATGCCCGCTGAAGCCTCGTCGATCCTTGCCGCCCTCACCAACTGCAATACCAGCAGCCCGTCGAAGCCGCTGCTGTGCTGATCCCCGTCGACCCGACGTCACCACATCCCACCGAGCCCCCGCTACAATGCCTCGCCCGCATTGCCCTCCCCTGCAAAGCCGCTGCTGCCCTTGCCGCTGGGTCCTCCTCTGCTCGACGCTAGACAAATCTGCTTCGACGCCCAACGGATATACTTCGAGCCTACTCCCGAGCAACACCTATGCCGCCGACAGCCCAGCTCCACCGTTGTCCCTATCCTCACCACGCGAGACCCTGATGCTACTTCTGGTCCACTCGCCGCCGATCCGTTTAGCCGTGTCTTGATCTTGCTTTTTTTAACATCgtggtttcttcttttggtaggATTTGAAATGGTGTATTTCTAAGAAATCTAGTTCTTTAGCATTCTTAATTTAAAGTCCTCTCATCACTATGGTTGAGAGGATCTCAAGAATGCTCACATCAATTCAATGGAGTTAGTTAGTCTCTCTAAACGGCTCATTCAGTTCTCAGAGATGACTTAAAAGGATTAGGAATCATCTGCAGCCGCTGCAACTTTGATCATTTGCCTAATAACCCTTTTAAATTCTCTTCGTGTCACAATTAACCCTGTTGGTTGCTTCTTGCAGATTGCTACGAGCAGAGAACGCAAGGTTCATGTCCTCAAGTTATTGAAGGATATCATTTGATCCAAGGGTTGGTTTTGTAAGATTTCTAGGTGAGCGATTTGCTCTTTCAGTTGTTATATTTACTATctcaaaatgagaaaatcatGATGCAGATAATGCTGGTCTCAGTACTTTATTGACATTATGCTTTTCGTTTCGGTACCGTTTTCATTTGTACATGAGACGGGAGATGTGCCGCCTCATGAAAATGCAAAACTTTATTCAGTCGGCTACATTGCAATAAGCATATCGTGTGCTATTACATGATAACCGCACTTTATTTCACATTGTGGTCACATTGTTTATCAGACATCACTTCCTCTTCCCTTCCCATTAAGAGGGGTCGTTATAGTTGTAAGATAAAGAGTTTAACAATTAAAACGCTTTATCTTACATATGAGTGTTGTACagcaatttttatgcaaaatagggttaaccctgttcccggaccggaaaaacagggtgggtcggaaacagggtccaatgcaaataGGGTTGGGAATAGTTATAACAGGGTTGGGTACACGGTCCAGGTCTAGGTAAAATAACACTCATAATAacttctaagtaaaataacacgtttggtaactatataattatcaaaataaataaaaaaaagagatgcaTTTGATATGACTACAAAATCTTTGTAAcgtagaatttttttaattttttaataattttttaagatttttctttttttcctcttttcttctttttgctccTCCTCTAGCCGATAGCAATGACAGCCGGCGGTAGGCACGCAATAACCGGTAGTAGCGTTTGGCGACCGGTAGTAGCGTCCAACGACTAGCAACAAGTGACGAGGGCAACAAATAgcgacaaagaagaagaaaagaaaaaaataaacaaaagaaaatgacttacttataaaaattattcccgTGAATGAAAAACTACTTTTTTCTACTGAAATTAGAATGTTATCAAGCACATCCTAACTTGTCTAGTAAAATTTCAAGCAATCTTCGAGGACGcgattgaataaattaagaaaaattcaagGACCTGATTAGAAACTCGAAAGGAGCAGTGCCAAATAACGTATCTAACTCCAAGGCCAAAAAGAGCAATAGCATCTTctcctcacctctctctctctttctgtttcAGATCAGGAAACAGAGCGACGCGACCGGTCTCCCATGGCGAAGGGCAAGCTCCGCGACACTCAGAAGTACGGCGTCCCTCTCTACGGAGCCGCCTGGGCTCCCCTCGACCGCATCCGGCGCCGCCTCAGGTCGCGCCGGCcgccggcggaggcggagcgcGAGGCGGATGGCGGAGGCGGCGACGCGGCCGATCGCGGCTGCGTCGtcctcgccggcggcggcggcgagggcaaGAGCGGCATCCCCAACGCCGTCCTCGTCGCCGAGTACGACTTCGCCTCCGGTTCTCTCTCCGAGCAGCCCGTAAGATCCCGAAAATCCCTCGATCGGTCCGTGTGATTCGCTGTGTTGGCGTGTCGGTTTGGGTGTTTTGGTTGATCGGTTGCGGCGTCTGGTCACTCGCTTTGGTTGATTGAACGCGGTGGAGCTGCGAATCTACGCTGTTTAGGAAACTTGAGTTTAATCGgctgcgttcgtttcacggTTCATTGGAATCTCGCCGTACGTTTCTCTGAATTTTGGAATGGATGGACGTAGCACATTTCGTTTCGAAGTCTTAGATCACAGGAGGGTGAGGctttttctgaaaaattaaAGGTGCCTATTTTTAATCATGTTCGACGAGATATTGAAGTGAATCGGAGTTGTTGAGTGTTTTAGCCAGTGATTGGTTCTGAGTCATACATTGTCTTTGATTGTTTCTCTTCCCCATTGGCTTTGATGTTTACTTTGTAATGGATGGAGGCAGTGTACCGGTCAAGTTTAATGCTGGGAATCATCTGCATTTTCATGTCTGTAATTGGATATGGAATATTTATTTTCAGTGCATTCATTTATGGGAAATGTAATTCCGATTACCATCTGCACTTTCTGGGTTATTGGTCTCATAACTGGGGCCCCTACTCTATCTTGTGTACTTCAGGTCACTAAGATTGGCACTGGTTCGGAATTGCCTTATAGAATGGCTGTTCACCCACAAGGAGATGGTGTCCTTTGTGCATCGCCAAAAGGTTGTAGGTATGTTTTCTTGCCACCTTTCCATTCTAATGAGCATCGTGGTCACTTGACACTAGCATAATGTTTGTGGTAACTTTGGCAAACTATTTGAGCGTTTAGTTATACGTTTTGGGAAGTTCTATCTCATGATGCACTTTCAGCAATGTCAGGAAATTTATGTCCTCGTTTTCTCTCCACTTCCCTTTATAATCTCTtctttattgaaaagaaaagggtatATTGTACTATGGTTATTGCTGCTCGATAGTTGGAATTAAACATGTTTATTTGGCTTAAACAGATGGTTTGAATGGGAGGATCCTGAAAATGCCGAAGATCATAAATTGGGCCTTAGGAAGTCAGAGAAAGTGCTCGGGCAGTTAGAGAATGCTATACAACAGTTAGCATTAGTATTTAGCCACGATGGTTCTTTGCTTGCTGCTGGTGACGAGGGCGAGGTagacatttcttttttctgttgtaTGCAAAGAGGATATATGGATCTATTGCACAAGTACTTTTAATAGGAGGAGAGATGGAAAGATGCTTTTGCATTGGCCTGCTAATGTAGTGTCATGCATTTTGCGCCCTTTAAAATACGGGTTAGTTAGAAAACTTTAAATTATGGACAGTAgtttagtctctctctctctctttttttttttagttgcgTATTTTAGTTAGCATGGCTAGCTAGATTAATTTCTAGGATGCTTTCTTGAACCCTTGACCTAGGTTAATTAATTCGAGGTTGgtcatgaaaaaattaaaggTTTTTTTTAGTCTGATTCTTGTTTTAATGGTTATTTAATGATCAAGAACGGTGGGAAAAAGAAATACGGTGACTTTTTTGAGATTCTAAACGCTTCCATTTTCATTGAATACCCAAGCTCATGCATACTTctgtgcttcttctttttttctaataattgtTTGGAACATGCTGCTTAATTTACATCCATTTAGGGAATGATCTGATGAAGCATGATATAAATTTTGCTttacttttgggaaaaaatcatTGGAATAGCATGACTGATGATGTGCACTTCGGTGCAGTACAGGATGGCAAGGTAATGGTCTTTAAGTGGCCCAGCATGGACATTATTCTCAATGAGGCCCAGGGTTCTTCTCTGAGAGACCTTGCTTTCAGGTTTGTTTATTGTTGTAGCATCAAATAATTCTTGATTGGAAAGCTCAATAAAAAATGTGAATAAGGTTCTTGTGGCCCTTAATTATAGAATCTCAGTACAACACACTCCTCATTGCAGTCTCGATGGAAAGTTCCTTGTCTCCTTGGGGGATTCTGGCCCCTGTCGGGTTTGGGATCTAACTTCCTCAGTTGCCAAAGCTTCTCTGCCAAAAGAGGATGTGAGCTCATGAAACCCTTTTCTTGTTTAAAAGTTTTCTTGCAAGTTCTTAGATTCTCCATATAAGATCCGGTTCGTCACTGTGCTGTGGTATCTCTAATATATGTACATTGTTCCATTTTTGCCAAGCAATTAAGCGGACTTGAGTTTTTAGAGTACAATTACAACCAAAGCACATATGGGGTTCCTGTCTAATGAGGCAATTCACAGCTTTTTTACAGAGGATCAGAATTTGAACTCATGCACGTGTTCTTCAGTTTATAAGGCAGACCATTGAAGCAGGTTCAATTGCTGATAAATTTGTTGCCTTGGTAGTCTGTGAaaactctatatatatatatatattttaggaTTTGGACCTGATTTATGAAGTGAACTGAATGGGTCAAGCTTATACTTGGGATCTAGAAATGAAAGTATGCACATTGCGCAAgtacccaaaagaaaatttgcttGAATTGGTGAAACATTTCTGGTAAAGGTAACCTAAATGCATGCAGCTACTGAGATCAGTCATTCTTGAACTTAACCATGTTTATGGTGCATAACCAAAATAAAGGACAACTTTCTTGGACATTTACCTAGCTATCACTGTCAGTAGAGCTGTTTTGCCCTTTCATGGTCTTGGGTCTGATGGCTTCCTATGCTCTGTTCAGGGTGAGAAATTCAGATTTTGCAGATTTTCTCAAAGTAGTGATGGGACACAGGTTTTGTTTGTCGCTGCAGTCACAGGTGATAACATCGAGGGCCTCATCTATTATTCACTGAAATGTTTCCTTTCGCCAATTTTTTGGTTTGAAATAGTTTCTAAAACTCTCAAATAGGTCGAGGGGCGAGCATTTTGACATGGAACACATCCTCATGGAAGAGAATCGGCTCCAAGCATGTAGCTCGTGTTCCAGTTATCGCATTTAATGTTTCAGCAGACGGAAAACTCGTTGCGGTGTAAGTGATCACGGTCTCACCATGTGACAACTGATTGTAGCCATTATATTTTTCACCCATTTCTTAGCTGAGAAGTTATTTGATTTGATGGGAAGAACTAGGCAGCCTTTGTCATAGTACTTCTTCTTGGGAATCTCTCTTTTTGCAGCTTTCATGCATTTGGCTTCATTAAAATTTggagattgatttttttgtggattgCCAGTGAGAAGCAGCAGCTTTGATTTACTTGATCATATAAGCTTCTGTTCATCATTGAAATGAGTGAATGCTCCTTGCAACACGGTGATGATTAggtaacataaaaataaagccTTGCTGGAACATTGATCAGGTGCCTTAACAGGATAGTGAAACCTGCAATAGTAGGGAATGGGGTATCTTGTTTCCATTgtccaaataaacaaaaatgttatgtATGTAAGGATGGTTTGGTTCTAAGGATAACTAGATGACATCCTTAAAGTAGTCTTGGATAGTGGAACAAAATTGATGTTGCTCTAAGTGAAATATAAGAAGATTGatatcttttttcaaatttcaatatagaaTTTGCTTTTTCTGAATTGCCACTAAGAAGCAGCAAGTTCAGTTTACTAGGTTTGCCTATAATGTTGGTGTCCATTACTGAAATGAGTGACCTCTTCCTGCAACTTGGCGATGATTAAGTTGCATGAGGATGAAGCCCACCTTGAACCTTAATCAGGTGCCTTTAAAGGATAGGGGAACCTGGAATACTATGAAATGGTGTATCTTTTATTAAATATCCAAAGAAGCAAAGGTATCATGTATGTAAGGATAGTCTGCTCTTCTACTCCTCCACATCTGTCAAGTAGTCTTGAATAGAGTGGCACACAATCAATGTGGCCATAAAGTTGCGACGAAAATTATGTATCTCATCTGCTTAAGTTGTTTGAGTGTCTGCCATTTGATTTTAGTAATGGGATCAATGAGGGGAAAACTGAGAAAGAACCTGATGATTGATATTCTGATTGGGTTGTTATGTCTATGgagaaaataaattacaatttaGGTAGGTACAAAAATGAACCGATAGAAATGTGCTTTGCCTTCATATATTACatattcgaaaaaaaaaaaaaaagaggggaacGAAACTGCAACCAACTGAATCTGTGAAGTATGACTTTGTATGGTAAAGGAGAGAAAGGGTGGGGTCTGCAGTCACTAGTGATAGATAGTGGGAGTGGGGCAAAACAAGTGTGGTGTTACTTCTATTTTTGGACCTCTTAAGAAAGGGCCCTAGGTTCTCAAATTCATGTGCCCCTGGAGGAAGCTATCCTCATTCAGAAGGTTTCAGTATGAAGTGCTCTTGGATCTGGCATCCACAGCCAGCAACAATATGCTGTAGACACTTGGATGCTAATATCTCTACATGATGAATTTGGAGCACTGAAAATTCTAATAATCAAtgtggagaagaaagaagagtataTAATCTATGCATGATACTCCTATGTGTGATACTCATCTAGTAATTCTTTACTGTTTAGGCACATATGCAAATCTGTAAGTCTAAGATTCAGTTTTTATACTTGCCATCGGAGTTCAATTGAGTTCAGAAGTGCTCATTGGAAAGATAATGCAGTGCCACCTTAAAACCATCCTATATCAACATTGTGGGCACAcggatgagaaaatatttgtcaGTTTGGTTGAAATGATTAATTAACGTACTCACCTTGATTGAACACTTGCTCATCTCATTGCCCTGGAGGCTAGATCTACATTGAATGATATTGAATGATCCTTTTTGCCTCTTACTCAATGTTTGCTTTGATTACATCAGTCGATGCATTCTTGTGAACACGTGGGTTCATTCTATCTTTACTTTGAATGGTTGCTACACGTGTTTTGTCACTTCACATTCAAATTAGTTCTGAGTTTAAGAGGCACTCATACGGTCCTTTTCTGATTGGAATGATTGAAATGCAGCGGCACGGAAGGAGGAGACATCGTTATCTTAAATTCATCTAGTATGAAGACTCAGACTGTCGTGAAAAAAGCACATATTGGTTTTGTAACAGCATTAGCATTCTCTCACGATTCAAGGTTTTGATTAAGATACTATCCTCATCTTTGCAGTAAAGGATTTTTGTGCTCCCCAGCTTTAACTCTGATTGATTGCACTGCAGGGCAATTGTTTCAGCATCCATGGACTCAAGTGCTACGGTGACTCAGGTTCAGGGTGGTATGTGACTTCTATGATATCCAAACTTATACAAATATGGCCTTGGCCTTGAAAACCAAGGCAGCTTTGAATAAAAGATCCTAcaaggtcaaaagttttagTTATTGTCGCAAATGAATGTTGTGTTAGAGGTGCGAATATGGCAAGGCACGGTAATGACGGAATACTTCTTGTGAGTTGAAAGTGAACTTAAAGTTTAAAGTAATATATATTAGGACTCTAGATCTTTATTATAAAGTAAACCATAAAGGGAAGCATAATCTTATGCTAGATCttattctttcaatttctcGTGAAAGTTGATTGAGGTCTACGGTCCCTTATTCAAGTCATGTCAATTGATTGAAGAGAACCTCATTCTTTCCACAGAATGAATACCATAATTtgggactcttttttttttttcaatcgatCTATCCACCTTGTTTCCCCGTTAGATGGTGGCATCAGGAGACTCCACTTCTAATTAATCCATCCTTCAGTGTTGAGTCCTAGTTATTTGAGTCCAGTACCTCCAAATGGTGTGAAGATCTTTGGGTCTATGTACTTGAATCTGTATTCTCATTTATAGCATGTTCTGGAAATCGTCCAGGTCCTTGAATTCTAGaggttttcaaattttgaagtttgaTCTTTGATTTTAGAGAGCTTCTTTTGTTATCatctttatatattttcattacttCCAACTAAGAAATTAGTTATGATGTGACCCTAGCTTATTACTACCGTCTCATTATTTTTTGATCTTTTGTTGATGCAGCGGGAGGATCAAGATTGTGGCTCATTGTATTTATAGTTCTACTTGCGATAGCCGCGGAATTCATGAGGAGATGGGGCCTTTTTCCCTTCAAGGCGATAGTCGATGCAGGAAAGTGAGGGAAAGCTAAATTCACAAACGAATTTTACGGACGTGTAATGAAAGTACATCACAGTGAATCGGACGTGTAATGAAAGTACATCACAGTGATTTCACCAATGCGTGGCCCTTCAAATTGGTCTACTGTGCAGTGAATGTACTCGGCCTCAATTCGGTTTTGGACATCTATCGATAGGTATGATATAAGCACTAGGTGGATTTATTTCGGTGAGTTTCAGTCGTGCTACTGTTTATAGTTTCAAAGTGATCAGTGGACAACATATTACTTTGATCATCATCGACATATGGATTATGATTCTTTGCAGGCTGTTCATGGCAGATGACCTCGCTTCTGTTCGTAATACCCTAATCAAGATGAATTATTGACGTATACTGTTTACCATCACACCATCGTGTCCGTGCAACCTGTTGCCCTGCACCTCATTAATTCGTGGTAGATCCACCTTTCCGAAGTCCACTCCGGCCTGCACCTCACTATTTCTCGTATCGCGGTGTTTTCATTCTACGTGTGTAACCCACATTTACAGGAGATTAACTAAGAAAGGATTTCATAATAACTATGCCTCAGCGAGAACATAGTGATTTCTAGTGGATTTCTAGTGTTTTGACAACATAGGCCCtgcatgtttgtgttctttttatctgttcatgaacagattttctgtttttttttgtttccgggaacaaaaaaaaaaaagaatagaaacgcgtttatttgcgtttttgttcaaaatccgtttttttgttctcggaacaaaattggaacagaaatgagaaacaaaaaaagtttttttgttccggaatcacttctgaagaacaaattttctctcctcttttcttctctttttttttcttcaagggGATTGGCGGATGCTACAATACAAAGAAATCGGTCGAACTCAAGCATTTGGTTTGACAAAAGCAATGGCTCTTTCCTACTTGCTTGAGGGACAGCCGATTCATATTACTTACTTGTATTCTGGTTGGATTGGGCGCTTGGTGGTAAGAGCCCCTACTTGAAAAACCAACAGCTTGCTGCTCACCATCATACGCGTGCGCTATAAAAGAAGCCGCACAACACACTCCCTCTTTCTAATCCTTTTGGATGATAAGGCATGCCTATCCATGTTTTATCCAGCCTTTGCTCCACTATCAACCACCGGAATGGTTATTTTGCCTGCCCCGCTTTCCTCTCCCACGGAAAGAGCTCGTTCGCCAAGTCTGAACTCCCACATTCTCGTCGATGACGGCTCTCTTCAATGCTAGCAACCGCCTTTGACCCTTTTCAGCTTCTTTCCATTTCCAACCATTCTACCTGAACGAGAGACTTTACCTTTACTTAGAGAGGGGCAGCGGTACTACGCTCTTTTGTGCTCGTAGGTTGACTCCCCATCCCGACTAAGGTCTCACAAACATGCACTTCCCTTATGTTATGCATCCAGCCGCTTCACTAATGTGAATAGGTTATACAGAAGGGTGGGTTGGTTATCCACTCTTATGCGCCTTCCTTCTTCGAACCTTTTGGTGTGTATTGCCTCCTAACTATAGATCAGATCCACCGGACAAGAAACTCAATTCCGCACTGCTGCTGAGTCGTCGGACTTATCCACCAAGGGATTCGTGGAATTTCTGTGGATTGCGTTGGGGGAAATCCACCAAAGCTAGGCAGATAGATAGACTCCTTTCCTGCTGCTAAGGGAGAGcaagaaacaaaatcaaatgattgttttttaaTCAGCGCCCCCTTTTGGGTATGCAGGTACTATTAGTCCTCTCACTACCAACCAGCAGACATCATCTGGCTGGGTCTTGCCGGTATCAAcaacgagaaaaaaaaacaaccaaatGGAAACAGCAACTAACCATGGcttgattcttttcttcttttttttttggccggtcgccggcctcggccatggccggcgactctcggcctcgccagatctaagCGAGGCTGCCGACCCccgtcggccgatcgccggcctcgacatggccgacgactagccaaaaaaagaaaaaaaaaaaaagggaaaataaaaaaaaatattaaaaattaaaaaattaaaagaaacaaaaaaaaaaattt
This Eucalyptus grandis isolate ANBG69807.140 chromosome 7, ASM1654582v1, whole genome shotgun sequence DNA region includes the following protein-coding sequences:
- the LOC104453711 gene encoding SEC12-like protein 2 — its product is MAKGKLRDTQKYGVPLYGAAWAPLDRIRRRLRSRRPPAEAEREADGGGGDAADRGCVVLAGGGGEGKSGIPNAVLVAEYDFASGSLSEQPVTKIGTGSELPYRMAVHPQGDGVLCASPKGCRWFEWEDPENAEDHKLGLRKSEKVLGQLENAIQQLALVFSHDGSLLAAGDEGEDGKVMVFKWPSMDIILNEAQGSSLRDLAFSLDGKFLVSLGDSGPCRVWDLTSSVAKASLPKEDGEKFRFCRFSQSSDGTQVLFVAAVTGRGASILTWNTSSWKRIGSKHVARVPVIAFNVSADGKLVAVGTEGGDIVILNSSSMKTQTVVKKAHIGFVTALAFSHDSRAIVSASMDSSATVTQVQGAGGSRLWLIVFIVLLAIAAEFMRRWGLFPFKAIVDAGK